A genomic segment from Anaerobaca lacustris encodes:
- a CDS encoding ribonuclease H-like domain-containing protein → MLTNSFIQVPGVGLKSEEEIWRKGVHSWEEFEANEAALDLSPGKIGKIKTWLAACSERLEKKDAAFFASLLPKSEFWRLYPEFKDRVAFVDIETTGLSPYYDEITLVGLFDGREYKAYIAGHNLDDFPKDFASYQLMITFNGSLFDVPFLRKRFPCIAWPAHIDLRFFLRRLGFAGGLKVVERDLGIRRPDEMAGLDGFDATVFWNRYVHGNIEGLRMLVDYNREDVRNLQTLMDIGYDLMQKRVLPAAEHARRPIQEIERPPKSRPTGVRRVGDTQVELRAGKKTYLMVIPRKKQRTIAPLLRKLGGAKEAPPVVGIDLTGSEKRASGWAVLQGNHAEARLINTDEELIAETVKAAPRIVSIDSPLSIPGGKRAGPGPEAKAIAELGIMRGCERTLRRRGIYVYPCLLPSMRGLTRRGIRLAEEFKQLGFEVIESYPGAAQDIIGIIRKKVDIQELKQGLLDFGIDGDFNNGKINHDELDAVTSALVAYFYLAGSYEGLGNEQEGYLIIPQAYR, encoded by the coding sequence ATGCTGACGAACAGCTTCATACAAGTTCCAGGTGTCGGCCTAAAGAGCGAAGAAGAGATATGGAGGAAGGGCGTTCACTCTTGGGAGGAGTTCGAGGCCAATGAAGCCGCTCTCGACCTTTCGCCCGGCAAAATAGGCAAGATCAAGACATGGCTTGCCGCTTGTTCGGAGCGACTGGAGAAGAAAGATGCGGCCTTCTTCGCCAGCTTGCTACCCAAGTCGGAGTTCTGGCGTCTGTATCCTGAGTTCAAAGATCGTGTGGCCTTTGTCGATATCGAGACGACGGGCCTCTCGCCTTACTACGATGAGATTACCCTCGTCGGGCTCTTTGATGGGCGGGAATACAAGGCTTACATCGCCGGGCACAACCTCGACGATTTCCCCAAGGACTTTGCCAGCTACCAACTCATGATCACGTTCAATGGGAGCCTCTTTGACGTTCCGTTCCTGCGAAAGAGATTCCCTTGTATCGCGTGGCCTGCGCATATCGATCTGCGGTTCTTCCTTCGAAGGCTTGGCTTTGCCGGCGGTCTGAAGGTCGTCGAACGCGACCTTGGCATCCGAAGGCCCGATGAGATGGCAGGGCTTGACGGCTTTGATGCGACCGTTTTCTGGAACAGGTACGTACACGGCAATATCGAAGGTCTCCGAATGCTCGTCGACTACAATCGGGAAGACGTCAGGAACCTGCAGACGCTCATGGATATCGGCTATGACCTGATGCAGAAACGCGTTCTGCCCGCAGCCGAGCATGCCCGGAGGCCCATCCAGGAGATTGAGCGGCCCCCTAAGAGCAGACCAACGGGTGTTCGTCGAGTCGGCGATACACAGGTCGAGCTGCGCGCGGGCAAGAAGACCTACCTGATGGTGATCCCGAGGAAGAAGCAAAGGACGATCGCCCCTTTGCTGCGCAAGCTGGGTGGTGCCAAGGAAGCGCCGCCCGTTGTCGGGATCGACTTGACCGGCTCGGAAAAGAGGGCGAGCGGGTGGGCCGTGTTGCAGGGAAACCACGCCGAAGCGAGGCTGATCAACACGGATGAGGAGCTGATCGCGGAAACGGTCAAAGCGGCACCCAGGATCGTCTCGATAGATTCCCCTTTATCGATCCCCGGTGGGAAGAGAGCTGGGCCTGGCCCGGAGGCAAAGGCCATTGCAGAACTGGGTATCATGCGGGGATGCGAACGCACGCTTCGCCGACGCGGTATCTACGTCTATCCGTGCCTGTTGCCCAGCATGAGAGGCTTGACTCGACGGGGCATACGCCTCGCTGAGGAATTCAAGCAGTTGGGTTTCGAGGTAATCGAAAGCTATCCTGGTGCAGCCCAGGACATTATTGGTATAATCCGAAAGAAGGTGGACATACAGGAATTGAAGCAGGGTCTCCTGGACTTCGGAATCGATGGCGACTTCAACAATGGCAAAATCAATCACGACGAACTGGATGCCGTGACGTCTGCGTTGGTGGCCTATTTTTATCTTGCGGGCAGTTACGAAGGTCTGGGGAACGAGCAGGAAGGCTACCTGATCATCCCTCAGGCTTACCGTTGA
- a CDS encoding deoxynucleoside kinase — MYASMEGCIGTGKTTLARLLSMRYAGTPLLEETSRHPFIAEFYLDPERNAFQTEMNFILIHYHQLRRAQQDGVFDQLVFADFIFDKDRLFADLTLTDPDEQRLFTLTYDFLRQRIPTPDVLICLKSPTEFLWERIRKRARDLEAPMTYDYLDQVNSKYNEFFEAYDQSEKIILNAPELNITEGSPSFESALLDKVIPALSPILGVPPRA, encoded by the coding sequence ATGTACGCATCGATGGAAGGGTGTATTGGCACGGGCAAGACGACCTTGGCAAGACTGCTTTCGATGCGATATGCCGGTACTCCGCTACTTGAAGAGACAAGCAGGCATCCATTCATCGCGGAGTTCTACCTTGATCCCGAACGTAATGCCTTCCAGACGGAGATGAACTTCATCCTCATTCACTACCACCAACTTCGGCGCGCCCAGCAAGATGGGGTGTTCGACCAACTTGTCTTCGCCGATTTCATTTTCGACAAAGACCGCCTCTTTGCCGACCTGACTCTAACGGACCCCGATGAGCAAAGGCTCTTCACCCTAACCTATGATTTCCTCAGGCAGCGCATCCCCACTCCCGATGTACTGATCTGTTTGAAGAGCCCGACCGAGTTTCTCTGGGAGCGGATCAGAAAACGGGCTCGCGATCTTGAGGCTCCGATGACCTACGACTACCTCGACCAGGTCAATTCGAAGTACAACGAGTTCTTTGAGGCATACGATCAGAGCGAAAAGATCATCCTCAATGCCCCTGAGCTGAATATTACCGAAGGCAGCCCCAGCTTCGAGAGTGCACTTCTCGATAAGGTCATACCCGCTCTGTCGCCAATCCTTGGTGTTCCGCCGCGTGCCTGA
- a CDS encoding adenylosuccinate synthetase has translation MSVTVVVGGQYGGEGKGKITSYLAVRDNADFVVRCGGPNSGHTVDYQGRRFVFRQLPVGVINPKTRLLIAPGAIVNPKVLLDEIEAWGLERGRLGIDYKTGVITETESLEEEGLALRERLGSTLSGMGRGVAKRVLRDPEFKRVEDTPELKEFVTDVSEELNDGVDQSKAIIIEGTQGFGLSLYHSPDYPYVTSRDTTASAFLSEVGLSPRTVTDIIMAIRTFPIRVGGNSGPLASEITWEELQQTSGYPEPIQEFTSVTKRLRRIGRFDLKLVQKARAVNRPTQIAVLGTDYFDYRNRSKVALEGLSADTKVFIEELETQLDTPVPLVGTGPANEELIDRRAIAKTTVVGCRNPRVSI, from the coding sequence ATGAGCGTTACCGTAGTCGTGGGCGGTCAGTATGGCGGAGAGGGAAAAGGCAAGATCACGTCCTATCTGGCGGTACGTGATAACGCCGATTTTGTTGTCAGATGCGGCGGCCCCAATTCTGGGCATACGGTCGACTATCAGGGCAGACGATTTGTGTTTCGCCAGTTACCTGTCGGCGTGATCAACCCCAAGACGCGTCTTCTCATCGCGCCCGGCGCGATCGTGAATCCCAAAGTCCTTCTCGACGAAATCGAGGCATGGGGCCTTGAACGGGGACGCCTTGGCATCGACTACAAGACAGGCGTCATCACTGAGACAGAATCGCTGGAGGAAGAAGGGCTGGCGCTGCGAGAAAGACTGGGCTCGACGCTTTCGGGCATGGGAAGGGGTGTCGCCAAACGAGTGCTCAGAGACCCCGAATTCAAACGTGTCGAAGACACGCCTGAGTTGAAGGAATTTGTTACCGACGTTTCAGAGGAATTGAACGACGGTGTCGACCAGAGCAAAGCAATCATCATCGAAGGTACTCAGGGCTTTGGATTATCTCTCTATCATTCGCCCGACTATCCGTATGTCACGAGCAGGGACACAACGGCGAGTGCCTTCCTGAGCGAGGTCGGCCTGAGCCCTCGGACCGTCACGGATATCATCATGGCGATTCGCACCTTCCCGATCCGCGTAGGCGGCAATTCGGGCCCACTCGCAAGCGAAATTACGTGGGAAGAACTCCAACAGACGAGTGGCTACCCAGAGCCTATACAGGAATTCACGAGCGTGACAAAGCGTTTGCGCCGTATTGGTCGTTTCGATCTGAAACTTGTTCAGAAGGCCCGTGCTGTCAATCGCCCGACGCAAATCGCAGTCCTCGGAACAGACTATTTTGACTACAGAAATAGAAGTAAGGTCGCTCTTGAAGGGTTGTCTGCTGACACAAAGGTATTCATTGAAGAACTGGAAACTCAGTTAGACACTCCTGTTCCTCTTGTCGGGACTGGCCCGGCCAACGAGGAGCTGATCGATCGCCGAGCGATTGCCAAAACCACCGTTGTGGGATGCAGGAATCCACGTGTCTCCATCTGA